The genomic region CGGGACGCCAGTCGATCCGTTGCGCTTCTTTGTCCTGCGGCCACATCAGCGAATAACCATGGCCGGATAATATCACGATATGCGCGCCGGGGCCATGCCGATGGCCTTTCTTATACTTCCCGGCCGGAAATGCCGATAAATGCGCGCTCATGGTATTGCCGGCGAACTCGAACAAGCTATTGCGCGTGCCCGCGCCGCGAGCCGAATGCTCTACGGGTTGAAACTCCATGAGATTAGCGACGAAGTTGGTTTCCCAGACACGCCCCGGCTTGACGCCTTTTTGAATATAGTATCCGGGCTTGGTCAGCTCACCCGCTTCGCCGCGATAGCGATCCATGAAAATGAACGGATTGTTGAAAATGAAGTCAACATTGCGAAATTGATTGATCGCCTGGGGCGCGCTGGTGAGCGAAATAAAGCGCGCCGGTTTGGACGCGTCGGCGTTGAAATGTTGATGCCAGGCATTGAGCGGCGGCGAGAACAGGCTGCCCTCCTGCCACTCAAGCGTATGCTTGGCACCGCATTCATTCCAAATCTGGGTAGCCCCCTGGCCGCTCAAGATGAAAATAATTTCTTCATAGAGATGACGTTCCGGCTTGAGCTGCTGCTTCGCGGATATTTCATTGATATGCGCGTCGCAATTCATGCCGGCACCATTGAGATTGACGAACGCGC from Deltaproteobacteria bacterium harbors:
- a CDS encoding cupin domain-containing protein, which gives rise to MQDLSTKSAYELKTPYAFWQESEGIPSYGGYWIDDVRTVELADWARTGGRGAFVNLNGAGMNCDAHINEISAKQQLKPERHLYEEIIFILSGQGATQIWNECGAKHTLEWQEGSLFSPPLNAWHQHFNADASKPARFISLTSAPQAINQFRNVDFIFNNPFIFMDRYRGEAGELTKPGYYIQKGVKPGRVWETNFVANLMEFQPVEHSARGAGTRNSLFEFAGNTMSAHLSAFPAGKYKKGHRHGPGAHIVILSGHGYSLMWPQDKEAQRIDWRP